A region from the Drosophila takahashii strain IR98-3 E-12201 chromosome 2L, DtakHiC1v2, whole genome shotgun sequence genome encodes:
- the Hnf4 gene encoding transcription factor HNF-4 homolog isoform X2, with protein sequence MYASMLPSLLNMKTENLTNSSYDDAFLLEENLLHIMESESHIMHADALAAGYPAASQPHSPIGHALSPNGVGLGLSNSSNQSSENFALCNGNGNGNGGSAGGGSASSGSNNNNSMFSPNNNLSGSGGGSSNSQQQLQQQHQQQQQQQQQSPTVCAICGDRATGKHYGASSCDGCKGFFRRSVRKNHQYTCRFSRNCVVDKDKRNQCRYCRLRKCFKAGMKKEAVQNERDRISCRRTSNDDPDPGNGLSVISLVKAENESRQSKAGAAMEPNINEDLSTKQFASINDVCESMKQQLLTLVEWAKQIPAFNELQLDDQVALLRAHAGEHLLLGLSRRSMHLKDVLLLSNNCVITRHCPDPLVSPNLDISRIGARIIDELVTVMKDVGIDDTEFACIKALVFFDPNAKGLNEPHRIKSLRHQILNNLEDYISDRQYESRGRFGEILLILPVLQSITWQMIEQIQFAKIFGVAHIDSLLQEMLLGGELADNPLPLSPPNQSNDYQSPTHAGNMEGGSQVNSSLDSLGTTGGPSSHTLDLEVQHIQALIEANSADDSFRAYAASTAAAAAAAVSSSSSAPASVAPAAISPPLNSPKSQQQHQQHATHQQQQESSYLEMPVKHYNGSRSGPLPSQHSPQRLHPYQRAVASPVEVSSGGGGLSLRNPADITLNEYNRSEGSSAEELLRRTPLKIRASELLSASAGYGMEPCRMTLKQEPETGY encoded by the exons AATCGGAAAGCCACATAATGCACGCGGATGCCCTGGCTGCAGGTTACCCGGCTGCCTCGCAGCCCCACAGTCCGATCGGCCACGCCCTCAGCCCCAATGGCGTTGGACTGGGATTGAGCAATAGCAGCAACCAAAGCAGCGAGAACTTTGCGCTCTgcaacggaaacggaaatggtaATGGGGGCAGCGCAGGAGGCGGAAGTGCCAGcagtggcagcaacaacaacaatagcatGTTCTCGCCCAACAACAACCTGAGCGGAAGCGGAggtggcagcagcaacagtcagcagcaattgcagcagcaacaccaacagcagcagcagcaacaacagcaatcgCCGACGGTTTGTGCCATTTGTGGAGATCGGGCGACGGGTAAACATTACGGCGCCTCGAGCTGCGATGGCTGCAAAGGATTCTTTAGGAGGAGTGTGAGGAAGAACCACCAGTACACCTGCAG ATTTTCGCGGAACTGCGTGGTGGACAAGGACAAGCGGAACCAGTGCCGCTACTGCCGTCTGAGGAAGTGCTTCAAGGCGGGCATGAAGAAGGAGGCGGTGCAGAACGAGCGGGACCGGATCAGCTGCCGGAGGACCTCCAACGACGACCCGGATCCGGGAAACGGGCTGTCAGTGATCTCACTGGTCAAGGCCGAGAATGAGTCGCGCCAGTCGAAGGCAGGCGCTGCCATGGAGCCGAACATCAACGAGGACCTCTCCACAAAGCAGTTCGCCAGCATCAACGACGTCTGCGAGTCGATGAAGCAGCAGCTGCTTACCCTGGTGGAGTGGGCCAAGCAGATCCCGGCGTTTAACGAGCTGCAGCTGGACGACCAGGTGGCCCTGCTGCGAGCCCACGCCGGTGAGCACCTGCTCCTCGGTCTGTCGCGCCGCTCGATGCACCTCAAAGATGTCCTGCTGCTGAGCAACAACTGCGTGATCACCAGGCACTGTCCAG ATCCTCTTGTGTCACCCAATTTGGACATCTCACGAATTGGCGCCCGCATCATCGATGAATTAGTGACGGTCATGAAGGATGTGGGCATCGATGATACTGAATTCGCCTGTATCAAGGCCCTAGTCTTCTTCGATCCCA ACGCCAAAGGCTTAAATGAACCACATCGCATCAAATCGCTACGGCATCAGATACTCAATAATCTCGAGGACTACATTTCTGATCGGCAATACGAGTCACGCGGTCGCTTTGGCGAGATCCTGCTCATCCTGCCGGTTTTGCAGTCCATTACCTGGCAGATGATCGAACAGATTCAGTTTGCCAAGATCTTTGGAGTGGCCCACATCGATTCGTTACTTCAGGAAATGTTGCTTGGAG GAGAGTTGGCCGACAATCCTCTGCCGTTGTCGCCGCCCAATCAGTCGAATGACTACCAGAGTCCCACCCACGCGGGCAACATGGAGGGTGGCAGTCAGGTGAACTCCTCCCTGGACTCTCTGGGCACAACTGGTGGCCCCAGCTCGCACACTTTGGACCTGGAAGTGCAGCACATCCAGGCTCTGATCGAGGCGAACAGCGCGGATGACTCCTTCCGAGCCTACGCGGCCAGcacagcagccgcagccgcTGCAGCCgtctcgtcctcctcctctgcGCCCGCATCCGTTGCCCCGGCCGCGATCTCGCCCCCGCTCAACAGCCCCAAGTCAcaacagcagcaccagcaacaTGCGAcgcaccagcaacagcaggagAGCTCCTACCTGGAAATGCCCGTCAAGCACTACAATGGCAGTCGGTCCGGACCGCTGCCATCACAGCACAGTCCACAGCGCCTGCATCCCTACCAAAGAGCGGTCGCCTCGCCGGTCGAAGTGTCCAGCGGTGGCGGAGGCTTGAGTCTGCGCAATCCCGCCGACATCACGCTCAACGAGTACAACCGCAGCGAGGGCAGTAGTGCTGAGGAACTGCTCCGGCGCACTCCGCTCAAGATCCGGGCTTCGGAACTGCTCTCCGCATCCGCTGGCTATGGAATGG agCCCTGTCGGATGACGCTGAAACAGGAGCCAGAGACTGGCTACTGA
- the Hnf4 gene encoding transcription factor HNF-4 homolog isoform X3, whose product MKHPQDLSVTDGQQLMKVNKVEKMEQELPEPESESHIMHADALAAGYPAASQPHSPIGHALSPNGVGLGLSNSSNQSSENFALCNGNGNGNGGSAGGGSASSGSNNNNSMFSPNNNLSGSGGGSSNSQQQLQQQHQQQQQQQQQSPTVCAICGDRATGKHYGASSCDGCKGFFRRSVRKNHQYTCRFSRNCVVDKDKRNQCRYCRLRKCFKAGMKKEAVQNERDRISCRRTSNDDPDPGNGLSVISLVKAENESRQSKAGAAMEPNINEDLSTKQFASINDVCESMKQQLLTLVEWAKQIPAFNELQLDDQVALLRAHAGEHLLLGLSRRSMHLKDVLLLSNNCVITRHCPDPLVSPNLDISRIGARIIDELVTVMKDVGIDDTEFACIKALVFFDPNAKGLNEPHRIKSLRHQILNNLEDYISDRQYESRGRFGEILLILPVLQSITWQMIEQIQFAKIFGVAHIDSLLQEMLLGGELADNPLPLSPPNQSNDYQSPTHAGNMEGGSQVNSSLDSLGTTGGPSSHTLDLEVQHIQALIEANSADDSFRAYAASTAAAAAAAVSSSSSAPASVAPAAISPPLNSPKSQQQHQQHATHQQQQESSYLEMPVKHYNGSRSGPLPSQHSPQRLHPYQRAVASPVEVSSGGGGLSLRNPADITLNEYNRSEGSSAEELLRRTPLKIRASELLSASAGYGMEPCRMTLKQEPETGY is encoded by the exons AATCGGAAAGCCACATAATGCACGCGGATGCCCTGGCTGCAGGTTACCCGGCTGCCTCGCAGCCCCACAGTCCGATCGGCCACGCCCTCAGCCCCAATGGCGTTGGACTGGGATTGAGCAATAGCAGCAACCAAAGCAGCGAGAACTTTGCGCTCTgcaacggaaacggaaatggtaATGGGGGCAGCGCAGGAGGCGGAAGTGCCAGcagtggcagcaacaacaacaatagcatGTTCTCGCCCAACAACAACCTGAGCGGAAGCGGAggtggcagcagcaacagtcagcagcaattgcagcagcaacaccaacagcagcagcagcaacaacagcaatcgCCGACGGTTTGTGCCATTTGTGGAGATCGGGCGACGGGTAAACATTACGGCGCCTCGAGCTGCGATGGCTGCAAAGGATTCTTTAGGAGGAGTGTGAGGAAGAACCACCAGTACACCTGCAG ATTTTCGCGGAACTGCGTGGTGGACAAGGACAAGCGGAACCAGTGCCGCTACTGCCGTCTGAGGAAGTGCTTCAAGGCGGGCATGAAGAAGGAGGCGGTGCAGAACGAGCGGGACCGGATCAGCTGCCGGAGGACCTCCAACGACGACCCGGATCCGGGAAACGGGCTGTCAGTGATCTCACTGGTCAAGGCCGAGAATGAGTCGCGCCAGTCGAAGGCAGGCGCTGCCATGGAGCCGAACATCAACGAGGACCTCTCCACAAAGCAGTTCGCCAGCATCAACGACGTCTGCGAGTCGATGAAGCAGCAGCTGCTTACCCTGGTGGAGTGGGCCAAGCAGATCCCGGCGTTTAACGAGCTGCAGCTGGACGACCAGGTGGCCCTGCTGCGAGCCCACGCCGGTGAGCACCTGCTCCTCGGTCTGTCGCGCCGCTCGATGCACCTCAAAGATGTCCTGCTGCTGAGCAACAACTGCGTGATCACCAGGCACTGTCCAG ATCCTCTTGTGTCACCCAATTTGGACATCTCACGAATTGGCGCCCGCATCATCGATGAATTAGTGACGGTCATGAAGGATGTGGGCATCGATGATACTGAATTCGCCTGTATCAAGGCCCTAGTCTTCTTCGATCCCA ACGCCAAAGGCTTAAATGAACCACATCGCATCAAATCGCTACGGCATCAGATACTCAATAATCTCGAGGACTACATTTCTGATCGGCAATACGAGTCACGCGGTCGCTTTGGCGAGATCCTGCTCATCCTGCCGGTTTTGCAGTCCATTACCTGGCAGATGATCGAACAGATTCAGTTTGCCAAGATCTTTGGAGTGGCCCACATCGATTCGTTACTTCAGGAAATGTTGCTTGGAG GAGAGTTGGCCGACAATCCTCTGCCGTTGTCGCCGCCCAATCAGTCGAATGACTACCAGAGTCCCACCCACGCGGGCAACATGGAGGGTGGCAGTCAGGTGAACTCCTCCCTGGACTCTCTGGGCACAACTGGTGGCCCCAGCTCGCACACTTTGGACCTGGAAGTGCAGCACATCCAGGCTCTGATCGAGGCGAACAGCGCGGATGACTCCTTCCGAGCCTACGCGGCCAGcacagcagccgcagccgcTGCAGCCgtctcgtcctcctcctctgcGCCCGCATCCGTTGCCCCGGCCGCGATCTCGCCCCCGCTCAACAGCCCCAAGTCAcaacagcagcaccagcaacaTGCGAcgcaccagcaacagcaggagAGCTCCTACCTGGAAATGCCCGTCAAGCACTACAATGGCAGTCGGTCCGGACCGCTGCCATCACAGCACAGTCCACAGCGCCTGCATCCCTACCAAAGAGCGGTCGCCTCGCCGGTCGAAGTGTCCAGCGGTGGCGGAGGCTTGAGTCTGCGCAATCCCGCCGACATCACGCTCAACGAGTACAACCGCAGCGAGGGCAGTAGTGCTGAGGAACTGCTCCGGCGCACTCCGCTCAAGATCCGGGCTTCGGAACTGCTCTCCGCATCCGCTGGCTATGGAATGG agCCCTGTCGGATGACGCTGAAACAGGAGCCAGAGACTGGCTACTGA
- the Hnf4 gene encoding transcription factor HNF-4 homolog isoform X1, producing the protein MVRKSGRVKISSRDRVAVGNILLRGKVGGGRVAVAAAVAAAAGRRRRRRDSSASRTASSDESESHIMHADALAAGYPAASQPHSPIGHALSPNGVGLGLSNSSNQSSENFALCNGNGNGNGGSAGGGSASSGSNNNNSMFSPNNNLSGSGGGSSNSQQQLQQQHQQQQQQQQQSPTVCAICGDRATGKHYGASSCDGCKGFFRRSVRKNHQYTCRFSRNCVVDKDKRNQCRYCRLRKCFKAGMKKEAVQNERDRISCRRTSNDDPDPGNGLSVISLVKAENESRQSKAGAAMEPNINEDLSTKQFASINDVCESMKQQLLTLVEWAKQIPAFNELQLDDQVALLRAHAGEHLLLGLSRRSMHLKDVLLLSNNCVITRHCPDPLVSPNLDISRIGARIIDELVTVMKDVGIDDTEFACIKALVFFDPNAKGLNEPHRIKSLRHQILNNLEDYISDRQYESRGRFGEILLILPVLQSITWQMIEQIQFAKIFGVAHIDSLLQEMLLGGELADNPLPLSPPNQSNDYQSPTHAGNMEGGSQVNSSLDSLGTTGGPSSHTLDLEVQHIQALIEANSADDSFRAYAASTAAAAAAAVSSSSSAPASVAPAAISPPLNSPKSQQQHQQHATHQQQQESSYLEMPVKHYNGSRSGPLPSQHSPQRLHPYQRAVASPVEVSSGGGGLSLRNPADITLNEYNRSEGSSAEELLRRTPLKIRASELLSASAGYGMEPCRMTLKQEPETGY; encoded by the exons ATGGTGCGCAAGTCCGGTAGAGTTAAAATTTCTAGTCGCGATCGAGTGGCCGTTGGAAACATTCTCTTGCGTGGcaaagtgggcggtgggcgggtCGCTGTTGCAGCggcagtggcagcagcagcgggacGACGTCGACGCAGGCGCGACAGCAGCGCCAGCCGCACTGCCTCCAGTGACG AATCGGAAAGCCACATAATGCACGCGGATGCCCTGGCTGCAGGTTACCCGGCTGCCTCGCAGCCCCACAGTCCGATCGGCCACGCCCTCAGCCCCAATGGCGTTGGACTGGGATTGAGCAATAGCAGCAACCAAAGCAGCGAGAACTTTGCGCTCTgcaacggaaacggaaatggtaATGGGGGCAGCGCAGGAGGCGGAAGTGCCAGcagtggcagcaacaacaacaatagcatGTTCTCGCCCAACAACAACCTGAGCGGAAGCGGAggtggcagcagcaacagtcagcagcaattgcagcagcaacaccaacagcagcagcagcaacaacagcaatcgCCGACGGTTTGTGCCATTTGTGGAGATCGGGCGACGGGTAAACATTACGGCGCCTCGAGCTGCGATGGCTGCAAAGGATTCTTTAGGAGGAGTGTGAGGAAGAACCACCAGTACACCTGCAG ATTTTCGCGGAACTGCGTGGTGGACAAGGACAAGCGGAACCAGTGCCGCTACTGCCGTCTGAGGAAGTGCTTCAAGGCGGGCATGAAGAAGGAGGCGGTGCAGAACGAGCGGGACCGGATCAGCTGCCGGAGGACCTCCAACGACGACCCGGATCCGGGAAACGGGCTGTCAGTGATCTCACTGGTCAAGGCCGAGAATGAGTCGCGCCAGTCGAAGGCAGGCGCTGCCATGGAGCCGAACATCAACGAGGACCTCTCCACAAAGCAGTTCGCCAGCATCAACGACGTCTGCGAGTCGATGAAGCAGCAGCTGCTTACCCTGGTGGAGTGGGCCAAGCAGATCCCGGCGTTTAACGAGCTGCAGCTGGACGACCAGGTGGCCCTGCTGCGAGCCCACGCCGGTGAGCACCTGCTCCTCGGTCTGTCGCGCCGCTCGATGCACCTCAAAGATGTCCTGCTGCTGAGCAACAACTGCGTGATCACCAGGCACTGTCCAG ATCCTCTTGTGTCACCCAATTTGGACATCTCACGAATTGGCGCCCGCATCATCGATGAATTAGTGACGGTCATGAAGGATGTGGGCATCGATGATACTGAATTCGCCTGTATCAAGGCCCTAGTCTTCTTCGATCCCA ACGCCAAAGGCTTAAATGAACCACATCGCATCAAATCGCTACGGCATCAGATACTCAATAATCTCGAGGACTACATTTCTGATCGGCAATACGAGTCACGCGGTCGCTTTGGCGAGATCCTGCTCATCCTGCCGGTTTTGCAGTCCATTACCTGGCAGATGATCGAACAGATTCAGTTTGCCAAGATCTTTGGAGTGGCCCACATCGATTCGTTACTTCAGGAAATGTTGCTTGGAG GAGAGTTGGCCGACAATCCTCTGCCGTTGTCGCCGCCCAATCAGTCGAATGACTACCAGAGTCCCACCCACGCGGGCAACATGGAGGGTGGCAGTCAGGTGAACTCCTCCCTGGACTCTCTGGGCACAACTGGTGGCCCCAGCTCGCACACTTTGGACCTGGAAGTGCAGCACATCCAGGCTCTGATCGAGGCGAACAGCGCGGATGACTCCTTCCGAGCCTACGCGGCCAGcacagcagccgcagccgcTGCAGCCgtctcgtcctcctcctctgcGCCCGCATCCGTTGCCCCGGCCGCGATCTCGCCCCCGCTCAACAGCCCCAAGTCAcaacagcagcaccagcaacaTGCGAcgcaccagcaacagcaggagAGCTCCTACCTGGAAATGCCCGTCAAGCACTACAATGGCAGTCGGTCCGGACCGCTGCCATCACAGCACAGTCCACAGCGCCTGCATCCCTACCAAAGAGCGGTCGCCTCGCCGGTCGAAGTGTCCAGCGGTGGCGGAGGCTTGAGTCTGCGCAATCCCGCCGACATCACGCTCAACGAGTACAACCGCAGCGAGGGCAGTAGTGCTGAGGAACTGCTCCGGCGCACTCCGCTCAAGATCCGGGCTTCGGAACTGCTCTCCGCATCCGCTGGCTATGGAATGG agCCCTGTCGGATGACGCTGAAACAGGAGCCAGAGACTGGCTACTGA